A section of the Myxocyprinus asiaticus isolate MX2 ecotype Aquarium Trade chromosome 40, UBuf_Myxa_2, whole genome shotgun sequence genome encodes:
- the LOC127431326 gene encoding odorant receptor 131-2-like gives MAEDNGTNESLSFTNQQFFKYDFDAPTISKAVVAVGIPLFFIYVNCVMLFALGSKSIFYETPRYILFGHMLMNDSVLLLVTIILYILTVSVFKITKAVCTLLEFVSNSTFQNAPLTLAVMSLERYVAICFPLRHCNIATPKRTYIALGIIWFLSSLSVIIDIISTFIINPNYLAEFSYCTIEKTFPAKWQTDKTQGFHVLLFVSVAIIIIFTYISIMVTARSVSSEKDSARKAHRTVLLHLIQLGLCLTSFLYTTIERTLNLRLANLRILNYLIVLLLPRCLSPLIYGLRDDALRPLFKYYFIYRSGKIRPSVNVH, from the coding sequence ATGGCGGAGGACAATGGCACAAATGAGAGTCTGTCTTTTACTAATCAGCAATTCTTTAAGTATGACTTTGATGCTCCTACCATTTCAAAAGCTGTAGTGGCTGTAGGAATACCCCTGTTCTTCATCTATGTAAACTGTGTCATGCTCTTTGCTCTAGGAAGCAAGTCCATATTCTATGAGACGCCACGCTATATACTTTTTGGCCACATGCTTATGAATGACTCTGTGCTGTTGCTGGTCACAATCATCCTGTATATCCTGACGGTGTCTGTCTTTAAAATAACAAAAGCCGTCTGTACTCTTTTAGAGTTTGTCTCCAATAGCACTTTCCAGAATGCTCCTCTGACACTGGCAGTGATGTCCCTGGAGCGGtatgtggctatctgctttccttTAAGGCACTGCAACATCGCCACACCAAAAAGGACTTACATTGCTTTAGGAATCATCTGGTTCCTTAGCTCTCTAAGTGTCATTATAGACATTATTTCTACATTCATCATCAACCCCAATTATTTAGCAGAGTTTTCATATTGCACAATAGAAAAAACGTTTCCAGCTAAATGGCAAACAGATAAAACTCAAGGGTTTCATGTTCTTTTATTTGTGTCTGTAGCAATAAtcattattttcacttacattaGCATTATGGTGACAGCCCGGTCTGTTTCATCTGAGAAAGATTCTGCTAGGAAAGCACACAGAACAGTGTTATTGCATTTGATTCAGCTGGGCCTGTGTCTCACCTCTTTCCTCTATACTACAATAGAAAGAACACTGAATCTCAGATTAGCTAACCTCAGAATTCTGAATTATCTCATTGTTCTACTTCTGCCACGCTGTCTGAGCCCTCTGATCTACGGTCTGAGAGATGATGCTTTGAGGCCCTTATTCAAATATTACTTCATCTATCGTTCAGGCAAAATAAGGCCGTCTGTTAATGTGCATTAA